A window of Roseburia hominis A2-183 genomic DNA:
ACAAAGTCGTTTTCAAATTTGTCAGTATCAGCTTTTCCATCCTGGTTGCACTGCTTGTTGTGGTGGGACTGATTGAACTTGGCTCCTACTGCTATGACTTCGGATACCGGGTGTTTACCGAGAGCCCGGTGGACGAAACTCCGGGCAGGGATGTGACCGTATCCGTGACGGCGGATATGTCGGAGCATGATATCGGAAAGATGTTAAAAGAAGAGGGGCTGGTGGAGGATGCGAATCTGTTCTATGCCCAGCTGAAACTATCTGCTTACTCCGGAAAACTCAAACCGGGTGTTTACACGTTAAATACCTCGATGACTGCGCGGGAGATGTTCGTGATCATGGCAGCGGATGCCGGTGATACGGAAAGTACCGAGGACACCGAGGATACCGCAGACACCGGGAATACCGGGGCGGCGGATCTGACAGATGAGACGGACGATACACAGACCGCAGAAGATGCAGGGGATGCAGAGGAGACACCGTGATAGTAGATGAGAGACTTGTGACCTATATCAATTCTCTGGATGCGGGAAATACTGCGATGCTCGATCAGATTGAGCGGGAAGCGACAGCCGATTACGTGCCGATTATTCGGAAGGAGATGCAGAGCTTTTTGAAGTTTCTGCTTGCCATGAAGAAGCCGGCACGTATTTTAGAAGTTGGGACTGCGGTGGGATTTTCCGCCATCCTTATGGCGGAGTACGATCCTGTGCCGTGTCAGATTACAACGATCGAGAATTATGAAAAGCGGATTCCGATTGCCAGGGAGAACTTTAAGAGAGCCGGGAAGGAAGCGCAGATTGCGCTGCTGGAGGGCGATGCCGCGGAAGTGTTAAAGACGCTGGAAGATCCGTATGATTTTATTTTTATGGACGCGGCAAAAGGGCAGTACATTCATTTCCTGCCGGAGATTCTGCGCCTTCTGGCGAAGGACGGCGTGCTGGTGTCGGACAATGTGCTGCAGGACGGCGATGTGATCGAATCACGGTTCGCGGTTACAAGGCGGAACCGCACGATTCATAAGCGCATGCGGGAATATCTGTACACGCTGACGCACAGTGAAGAACTGGTGACCGCGGTGCTCCCGGTGGGAGATGGCATCACCTTGAGCACAAGGCGTTAAGGACGGCATGGATTACGCAGGATGGGAAGATGGCGGAATCCGTGCGGGATTACATGAAGCATGAAGATGCGATGCATGCGTGTGAGAATAGAGAGGAACGAGAATATGAGAAGACCGGAGTTACTGATACCGGCGAGCAGTCTGGAAGTATTAAAAATTGCTGTGATCTACGGAGCAGACGCAGTATATATCGGAGGCGAAGCGTTCGGACTCCGCGCGAAGGCGAAGAACTTTTCCATGGAAGAGATCAAGGAGGGGATTGCTTTTGCGCATGCCCATGATGTGAAAGTATACATTACCGCCAATATCCTGGCGCACAACGGAGATCTCGACGGTGTGAGAGAGTATTTTGCCGAGCTTCGGGAGATAAAGCCGGATGCGCTGATCATTTCCGATCCGGGGGTCTATATGATTGCTAAGGAAGTCTGTCCCAAGATCGAGCGCCATATCAGTACGCAGGCAAACAACACCAATTACGGCACCTACCGGTTCTGGTATGAGCAGGGGGCAAAGCGCGTGGTGTCGGCGAGAGAGCTTTCGCTGGCTGAGATCAAGGAAATCCGTGCCAATATTCCGGACGATCTTGAGATCGAGACGTTCATTCACGGAGCAATGTGCATCTCCTACTCGGGAAGGTGCTTACTGTCCAATTACTTTACCGGACGAGATGCCAACCAGGGAGCGTGCACACATCCGTGCCGCTGGAAATACGCGGTTGTGGAGGAAAAACGCCCGGGAGAATACCTGCCGGTCTATGAGAATGAGCGCGGTACTTATATTTTCAAT
This region includes:
- a CDS encoding MltG/YceG/YrrL family protein; this encodes MKWNKVVFKFVSISFSILVALLVVVGLIELGSYCYDFGYRVFTESPVDETPGRDVTVSVTADMSEHDIGKMLKEEGLVEDANLFYAQLKLSAYSGKLKPGVYTLNTSMTAREMFVIMAADAGDTESTEDTEDTADTGNTGAADLTDETDDTQTAEDAGDAEETP
- a CDS encoding O-methyltransferase; the encoded protein is MIVDERLVTYINSLDAGNTAMLDQIEREATADYVPIIRKEMQSFLKFLLAMKKPARILEVGTAVGFSAILMAEYDPVPCQITTIENYEKRIPIARENFKRAGKEAQIALLEGDAAEVLKTLEDPYDFIFMDAAKGQYIHFLPEILRLLAKDGVLVSDNVLQDGDVIESRFAVTRRNRTIHKRMREYLYTLTHSEELVTAVLPVGDGITLSTRR
- a CDS encoding peptidase U32 family protein codes for the protein MRRPELLIPASSLEVLKIAVIYGADAVYIGGEAFGLRAKAKNFSMEEIKEGIAFAHAHDVKVYITANILAHNGDLDGVREYFAELREIKPDALIISDPGVYMIAKEVCPKIERHISTQANNTNYGTYRFWYEQGAKRVVSARELSLAEIKEIRANIPDDLEIETFIHGAMCISYSGRCLLSNYFTGRDANQGACTHPCRWKYAVVEEKRPGEYLPVYENERGTYIFNSKDLCMIEHIPELMESGIDSFKIEGRMKTALYVATVARTYRRAIDDYKQSPELYREHMAWYQEQISNCTYRQFTTGFFFGKPSDEAQIYDNNTYVKEYTYLGIVGERNEEGLYRIEQRNKFSVGESIEVMKPDGANITVTVQRIVDEEGNDMESAPHPKQVLYIDLGQPLAMYDILRRKE